Within the Macadamia integrifolia cultivar HAES 741 unplaced genomic scaffold, SCU_Mint_v3 scaffold_155A, whole genome shotgun sequence genome, the region TTCTCCCGTGCCCAGATAAGACTTGGCCTTCGGCTTGGCCAccccacagagagagagagagagattgtgcgTTGAAATACTGAAGATACGGTTCCAAGTTCTCACCTTCAAAACTGATCCAAAAAAACTGTAAGCCCCTCTTAACAGTCCATCAGTCCCTATCCAATTTGTCTATCATATgacgtttctatttttttagtttctccCATCACATTTACTTTGTATTTAGTCCATTTCTTCTGTTCACTCACTCACAGTCACGAGAACCCAACTGGTTTCCTCTCATGCAATCCCCTGCTTAAGCAAAGGAACCCAAGGTAGTATTCCTCTCTCTATAGTTCTGCATCTGTTTGTGATTTTTCCCATGTGGGTGTCGTCAAAAATTGTATTGGGGATGAATGCTTGAGATTGTCTCTGCTCCAAAGACATGGGCTTGATTAGATTTCAATTGTCGATGGCTTGACCTGCTCTTTGATGTTTTTGCATGTAGAGTTTATCTGAATTTGATCTCAGTTGCTTTTCGCAAGTGGGtctttaaaatttttctctCAAAATTTATTGATTCTTCTATATTGGCTGATGAATGGGAGCATATTTGAGTCTTAATGatacttttcctttttcttgggaGTCTTATGATGGCTTCTAGCACAACCGTATTTCAGGCTCTCTGTTTTCATAATCCTCTCGAGTATTTTCTATCTGATTTTTCTAATGGGCATCCGCAGAATTTTGATCTAGATTAGTGTTTTGGTTTTCTGTCTTTTCTAGTGAGCTCTGGCATTAGACAATCATTGAACCTTCACTGTTTTTCTTGATCCCCTGCTGGAGAATGACTAGATTTAAATGTCATCTTATGGGCTTTATTTGACTTGGGTCTCATgttttttatatctttttcatATGAATCTTGTCAGAATCGGATGTTAATACGAGGTCATATGCTGTTCTCTAAATGTTTCCCGTGGTTTGAATACTCTATTTAGTTTTGGGATTATGTATTGCTACTAATTTCTTGGGGGTCTAAGACTTTAATATGAGATTATATTTCTATTCTCTTGGCATGGGCTTGATATTGCtatttcttccattctttgtaTGTGTTATCAGTTAGTGTCTTGAAACAGATATTTGTTTCTGTTTCCGTTCTTTGAAGTCAAAATGAATTTTATCTGGGACTGTTGATCAGGTTTTAGATTTTCGAACTTGTAGGTTTTGGCAGAATCTGTCACAGGATAATATTCTGTTTTTGGTTTATCATGTTTGCGGGCACAATATGATCTGAATTTTTTTGCATCTGCTATTGAATTTAGATATTAAGGAAAGCATAAATTGTTGACCGTAAAGATGGAGATAACCAATGTTTCCGAGTATGAGGCCATTGCAAAGGCGAAGTTGCCAAAGATGGTTTATGACTACTACTCATCAGGTGCAGAGGACCAGTGGACTCTTCGGGAGAACAGAAATGCATTCTCCAGGATTCTGTAAGTTCTCCAAGAACTTGATGATTGTTTTTGTACCTACATATTATTGGTTACtgtcttattttatctttttataaTGGATGTTTATTGCTTCTGGAAGTTCATTTTGTTCGTggtttgccttttcttttctgatgattcgtgttcttgtttgtAAACAGATctgctttcttctttcttctttcttcttagtATCTGCTCTTTTTAACAACAATGATTTCTTGAGCTGATGTGCTCCTTTTTAattgttccttttattgaaaAATAGGTTTCGACCTCGTATTCTTATTGATGTGAGCAAGATAGACCTGACCACTACTGTCTTGGGCTTCAAAATATCAATGCCCATTATGATTGCTCCAACTGCCATGCAAAAAATGGCACATCCTGAAGGTACTGCCCTGTTTCCTTAAGCTTGTGCTCTAATCAAGTTTGGGCAAAGGAGGAATTATTTATAGTTAATGAAACATGAAGAATACCTATTTCCATTTCACTTGAACCTAGGTCTGTTACTTGACTGAATCattgttttaatttattttattttatttgtttatgtgGAATTATCCATCCAGTCAACTGGATCTTGGTTTGCTTGGGATAGTGCCTGGGGGCCTTACTTGGTTTTGTAATTGGAGCTGTTTTCAAGACGTGCTCAGCTTAAGTTGACTTGAAACTCGTTTGAGTACTAGAAATATGGTGTTTCCACTGTTAGATTGATATGCTGAGTTTGTGATtgaatttctaaaatttttgaGAATGTGaggatttcttttctctttcctggTTTTGAAGAAATTCACTCAAATGCAATCTAACCTAAATTTAGTGCCATGTTGATTATGAAAGTTATCTATTATAAATTTGGATGAAGGTAAATGATTCATCAATGCATTTGCTGAATATAATTTGTTGAAAACCAGATAAACGAATTTGAGTAGGCAAATGCATTGTGAATCTAAATCACTATCATAAACACTATTTCcctccaacccccccccccagcaaaaataaaaacattgtaAATGAAATGCACTGTTAGATTCTAAAATTGGATTAGATTGACACTTTGACCACTCATTAAAAATATTCTGAGTGCTTCCTTGACTTCTTGAACTTTGGAAGTACATTATACATTTTCTCTATACTTTTTTGACTTGTTGACTCCATTACTTTGCCAAGCCTTAACCTAATTGATTAGATATGAACAAAAGGAGGTATAAGAATAATTGATTGAGTTTTGAACcctaggaaagaagaaaaacatgAATTATGTGACTGAACCAAAGGTTTTCTCATGCAGGAGAGTATGCAACAGCAAGAGCAGCATCAACAGCTGGCACAATTATGGTTTGCTTATGatcttttcttgccttttttttcttgaagattattttgttatttaagCTCGTTCACAGTTTCCACTGCCATGGATACTGCTGCAAACATGTTTCTACTGTATTgatgattgaatttaaaattaCCTTCTGCATACTGTAGGTAGATAAAATCAGGGGTTTTGGAATCTTCCTAATGAAGCTGCTCCTGTACCTCAATATGTTGGCATGTTCATGTTCATTTATCTCTCACTGATGGTGCTGATTTTCGTACCATGTATATGTAGCATGATATGCACAATTATGAATTATCAGCACACCGACCATTATGCATAAAAATAATGCTCTATTTGTACTATATTGCCATGCTTCTTTCCTGAAATACTCACCTGACCTCAATGCTCTGAGATTTTGATGTGTTAGAAATGCAAAAGTCCTGAACATTTTTAAAGTGATTCCTTTATGATGTATAACTTCTATGAATACTCACATTTGATTTATTTACGAATGATCCATCCAGACATTATCCTCATGGGCTACCTCAAGTGTTGACGAGGTTGCTTCTACAGGGCCTGGAATTCGCTTTTTCCAGCTTTATGTAAGCTTCATTACTTTTATTAATGATCTGTGTTGGATGCTTTTCTTGTTGATTGAATTACTTTGGTGCATATATTTTTTGTAAATGAGTCTTGATCAAGTACTTTTCTGCGTATTGTTCAGGTATACAAAGACAGGAATGTAGTTTCACAACTTGTAAGAAGAGCTGAAAGGGCTGGTTTTAAGGCCATTGCCCTCACTGTTGATACTCCAAGACTGGGTCGGAGGGAATCTGATATAAAAAACAGGTACACATAAAATATGCTAGACAAAAATAACTTGAAAGATTAGGTTGAGCAGTGTTGACACTGCACCAGCCTATGAGAGTTGGTTTTTGTGGTCTTAAACcaaacatgtgaaaaaaatttccctgTTTCTTTATATGTGCATTAGTCACTTTTACCAATGCCCAGGAATCAGGTCTCTTTTCTATGTGTTGTCCTGCAGGTTCTCTTTACCACCATTCTTGACATTGAAGAATTTTGAGGGATTGGACCTTGGCAAGATGGATAAGGTGCGTTTTTGGATAGTTTAAGGAATTTTTACCTGGATTGATGATTTCCCCTCGCTATTATGGTGTCATCCATGATCTGTTTGTGGGGTCATGCAGACAGATGACTCTGGACTTGCTTCATACGTTGCTGGTCAAGTTGATCAATCTTTGAGCTGGAAGGTATATGTGGTGGAAGTGGATGGTTAAAGATCTTAATtgaagggggtgggggtgtgtgggagaatttcattatttatttaccaAATTTGACATTTTAGTCTGGTTCATAAGTTTTCCGATTTGGAAGAACCTTCTGAAATTTCTGTTTGCCATTTCACCAGGATGTGAAGTGGCTTCAGACAATCACTTCGTTACCAATTTTAGTGAAAGGTGTACTAACTGCAGAGGATAGTAAGTAACAGAACTTTTAACTTATTCTCACCATTTTCTGATTGCAGTCAATGACTCCTTGAAATTATAACCTAGATAACCCTCTTTATCTGCTGTTCTTGCAGCGATTTTAGCCATACAAAATGGAGCAGCAGGTATCATTGTGTCCAATCATGGAGCACGTCAACTTGATTATTCCCCTGCCACTATCATGGCTCTGGAGGAGgtgcattttctttctttaacaGATTTGGTGTAGTTTAATTACTAGGAAATATATATGCTCCCGCTCCCCCTAAATACTCATAGGAAACAACTACATAGATTTGTATTTACTTGAGattgttttttaaaatttaggtTGTTAAAGCTGCACAAGGCCGAGTTCCTGTTTTCCTGGATGGTGGGGTCCGGCGTGGGACAGATGTCTTCAAAGCATTGGCGCTTGGAGCCTCTGGAATATTTGTAAGTAGATCAGTTCTACATGAATAAGGTGGCACAGGCCTTGGTAATTACTCTTTTTCCTTGGAAATGTCACCCACCTGACCCTGCTTTCAATCTCAGATTGGAAGGCCTGTTGTCTTCGCTTTGGCTGCTGATGGTGAGGCTGGTGTAAGAAAGGTACTCCAAATGCTTCGCGATGAGTTTGAGCTTACTATGGCATTAAGCGGATGCCGTTCACTCCAGGAGATCACTCGTAACCATATTGTTACGGAAAGGGACCAACCTCGTCCTTTCCCTACCCCAAGGTTATAAAGATGCCTTGAATATCACCGATGGGCCAACATATAAGTGTGAGGTTCCATTTACATCATCAAGAGCCTGCCTGTTGTTGGAAGAGCTAATTTCAGATTCAATGGATTTGAGATAATTTGAAGAATATAAGTTAGTTATGATGGATGCTACTTCCTCAAGTGGCTATCCTAGCATTCCCtgtatattcatttttttttcaacccaGGATATTTTTCTAAATAATAATAGAATATATCTGCGAGGCTATCTCGAAGGACTTTGTTATAAATCTGAAACTTTTTAGGAACATGGGGTGACATCAAATAACAACATGATTTCCTAAACCTGAATGCGGCTTTATGTACTTTTGTTCCCTTATCCAATCTAGCCTCCAGCACTTGCTCCACCATGAGAATATGCATAGAGAATTTATGTGGCAACTCTAAACTTCTCTCTGCACAACCTATTTTCAAGATTTTAAATTTATAGATAGCAAGGACCCCAAAACTATTTGTACTTCTTCAATTCCATTATTATATGATTTTGCTTTCTTTCATTTTGAGAATGGTTAGTTCCTTATTATTTCAGTTCTGTCTTATCTTTCCTAGAAACCATTGCCATTGCCAAATATCTGCCAATGCTTCTGCAACTAGCATTTCTTGGAGACATTTTCATTCTTTActccttccttttcctcttaatcaaaacttttatggATTCTTAGTTCTACAGTTGGCAATGCTGAACTGCATGTAATGATCCCAAGTTTTCCACCTCAAGTCCAGCTTGAATGTCTCAAACATGGTAGTCTTGGGAGATTCCATGTGTTCCTATTATCATAAGGCTTCTCATGAACGGATAGCTGGGTCCTCTCAGTCATCGGATGCCTCTCTGGGAAGCTCAGCCGCTGGAGAGGATCCCGACGCGTTTCTTATTACCATCAACAACTCCAAGACGTTCGACTGAAAGAATTAACTTGTATAAGGATCTATTCCAtgattttctcttttaagcATAATATTGTGGTCGCCATGGCTCAGTTGAGGCGGCCGCCAATCACCTCTTAGAACCATCAGTGGTTCGacgagggatttttttttattggtaaaaggTTGGATGAGGAGTAGATGTATTGAAGGAGCAGTTGAGAACGTAGGCTCGAATGTAATTGGTTAAATTCATGAGTTCCTATatgtaaaataccaaaaaactACTGCCTATCACTGCTGTGAGCTTTGTGCATAAAAAAGCCACGCTCATTAGGATGTCTCGAGTTTGAGCCTCTTGGCTGCTATCAACTTCCCCTCCcctacctatccaaaaaaaaataccgAAAAACAACCAAAAACTTGGGAGCTTATTAAAGggtttttcttataaatttgcAAGGTTCCTATACCACCCATCCCATCCCTCTTTAAACACGATGGTGGTTCTATTGGGATTTGGTTCCTTTTTAATTAATTGGACACCCGGTTAGTGATCCAAGGACTGGGAGGACCTGGGACACACATCCCAATATGTGGATTCCTAGGTCATTTCAGCCCTTTAATCACTAATTGGACACTCAATTAACTGGAGAGGAATTCTTTTTCCAATGCACCCCGTTCCGTGCTGCAAAGGATCTGGGACCAGGGAGATGGGAAGAGTTCCAAAAAAGTATTTGAATTACGTTGTTATCCCTTTAAAAGCAATCCAATTCAGTTGATGCTATAATATTAAAATAGTTTGAAAAtacttttttacccttgaaGTTGGGAGTTTTTAGACAGGTTCAAAAAAAAGTGGTTATAGATTCTAAAATGcacctatagaggtgtcatttagacagTCCTTTACCTCTTTCTTTTCCATACCTTCATCGATTAGCAAGACCATTGACTGTCTATACAAGGATGGATAAAAGTAGGGATGCAAACAGATAGtcgaaaattcaaattttgttcGCATCTGTATCTGTTAAGGGCATTCATATTTGTATCCGATCGAAGGGTATGGATCCAAATTCAAATTATCCAGAAAAATAATTAGGGAAAATTACGTGATTACCCACTATTGTGTTTGCTTTTACAAAAATATCCACATTGTGTTTCATTCAACAAATTTACACATAACGAGTTTAggtattacaaaaatacccaaaacagtgcTTGCAATAAGCTTTCCATCGTATGCCTACAAGTTAGGCATGCAATCGGTTATAAAATTTCCGATTTCCTTCTAGATCTCTCCCTCCAATCAGTTCTAAAACGTCCGATGTCCATCTTCACACCACACCAGTGAGCATAGCAGAGTTTGCACAATGGATTtccagaagagagaaaagggctTTGCTGAATAACTCTGCATATACCATCATCTCCTCTAGTAGTAACGTCACAAAACCCTAACATGACGAAGCTTCAGAGCGAATCCATACCCAAGCTCTAAGAGTGCAGAGGTTCCTAGAGATGAAGCGCTTATTGAAGAACCGGTTGATCGGCATCTAAGTTGAGAAAGAGAAATGTGGCAAAGGTAAAGGgtaaggtagagagagagagagagagggagcacAAACCATCGCTATTCATCACCATATTGATCTCTGACATTGTAGCCAAAGCTGCATAATCAGCACTGGATGCTCCGGTGCCTATTGCTTAGGACTCGGTAATTGCCATGGCTTTTCGATTTTGGTTGGAGAGACTTAGGGTGGCAATTAGGTATGGAGTGGAAGTTCAGTGTGATTTTCAAACAGAAGTATAATGGACGCGAAGAGAGGAAGATTCTCTAGTCGGTTGCAGAGTGAAAGTTTGATATTAACAATAACTCCACCCTAGCATCCGcgatgctctctctctctctctctctctctccaagtcaaattttccctcttttctctttgaCAGAggaaagatcagaagaaaaatataactaagaacaagcaagaaaaaagaattgTGGATTTGAGTTTTTATAATTCCATAATAAAAAGGCTCTGTATTCGGGTTATTGGGTTTAATctctttgatttctttctccCTGATAAAAGACTAGAAAGGTTCCATCTTGCATTTCTTGGTTTCTATTCTTGTTACTCTGAACTTTTAAGGGTTAAGTTCTAGAACATCCCTTTGAATCTCCCTCATTGCTCCACTTTATCTcaccattttcatttttgaattgTTCCAAACCATCCTCTACAACTCATCCTATTTTATGCTCGCCAAACTACGTTTTCCAGTAGCATTGATTGATGTTTGAATTCCGAATAGGGTCTTCTTCATCAGATTGAAGACCTACTTTTTCATTGCAGCGTATCTATTGATTAAGCGGCCTCTGCTATTCTCTAACTTTCAACAAGACAATACCCTTCCTCCATTGGCTCTGTGAAGAGATACGCTTTTTCCATTGCTACAAATGTTGGTTTCCCTTCGATTGAACCCCATTTGCTTTCTCCGATGTTCTATTCACACCAACTACGGGTCATTTCGGGtgttgcatatatatatatatatatatatatagagagagagagagagagag harbors:
- the LOC122070913 gene encoding (S)-2-hydroxy-acid oxidase GLO1-like, which produces MEITNVSEYEAIAKAKLPKMVYDYYSSGAEDQWTLRENRNAFSRILFRPRILIDVSKIDLTTTVLGFKISMPIMIAPTAMQKMAHPEGEYATARAASTAGTIMTLSSWATSSVDEVASTGPGIRFFQLYVYKDRNVVSQLVRRAERAGFKAIALTVDTPRLGRRESDIKNRFSLPPFLTLKNFEGLDLGKMDKTDDSGLASYVAGQVDQSLSWKDVKWLQTITSLPILVKGVLTAEDTILAIQNGAAGIIVSNHGARQLDYSPATIMALEEVVKAAQGRVPVFLDGGVRRGTDVFKALALGASGIFIGRPVVFALAADGEAGVRKVLQMLRDEFELTMALSGCRSLQEITRNHIVTERDQPRPFPTPRL